Proteins encoded together in one Solanum lycopersicum chromosome 7, SLM_r2.1 window:
- the LOC101249934 gene encoding WAT1-related protein At4g30420 isoform X1 — MGFETYKPTIVMIALQFMYAAITLCTRVTLVQGLSARVFVVYRQTIAFLLIAPIAFGPRRKTGNSICLGWKSFWLIFLAALVGVTINQNIYFSGLYYSSSSIASATGNLVPAFTFLMAWVMGLEKVQMKSLRSIAKVIGTILCVAGAVAMALIKGPKLLNSQFIPTNGLLLLILGKENSDNLDSNWMLGVILLIASAICWSFWLILQVTLSSNCPDHLCLTAWLCLFAAIQSGFATIFIEPNINSWKINSSLELISCLYTGFSSAVSFFGQAWCISHRGPLFSAMFNPLCTVIVTIFASTFMKEELYTGSLVGSLAVIFGLYVVLWGKSKDKKEENIIVDKEPVKQHNIQETTIIIQNSNLDLITSCKIDLEEPLLTKISTNNEDDK; from the exons ATGGGGTTTGAAACTTACAAGCCCACAATTGTTATGATTGCTTTGCAATTTATGTATGCTGCTATTACTTTATGTACTAGAGTTACTCTTGTACAAGGATTGAGTGCTAGAGTTTTTGTTGTTTATAGGCAAACTATAGCATTTCTCCTTATTGCACCTATTGCTTTCGGGCCAAG AAGGAAAACAGGCAATAGTATTTGCTTGGGATGGAAAAGTTTTTGGTTGATATTCTTGGCTGCTCTCGTTGG TGTAACAATAAAtcagaatatatatttttctggTTTGTACTATTCTTCATCTTCAATTGCAAGTGCAACTGGAAATCTTGTTCCAGCATTCACTTTTCTCATGGCATGGGTCATGGG gttagagaaagtgcaaatgaaaagctTGAGGAGTATAGCAAAGGTGATTGGAACAATTTTATGTGTTGCTGGAGCTGTTGCAATGGCATTAATTAAAGGGCCAAAATTGCTAAATTCACAATTTATTCCCACAAatggattattattattaattcttGGCAAAGAAAATAGTGATAATTTGGACTCTAATTGGATGCTTGGTGTTATTTTGCTCATTGCAAGTGCTATTTGCTGGTCATTTTGGCTCATTTTGCAG GTGACATTATCATCAAATTGTCCAGATCATTTGTGTTTAACAGCTtggttatgtctatttgctgcAATTCAATCTGGATTTGCAACAATTTTCATTGAACCTAATATTAATAGCTGGAAAATAAATTCATCTCTAGAGCTAATTTCTTGCTTATACACT ggaTTTTCATCAGCAGTTTCTTTCTTTGGACAAGCTTGGTGTATTTCACATAGAGGTCCATTATTTTCAGCAATGTTCAATCCATTATGCACTGTTATAGTAACAATATTTGCCTCAACATTTATGAAAGAAGAATTGTACACTGGAAG CTTGGTGGGATCACTTGCTGTGATTTTTGGACTATATGTGGTATTATGGGGAAAATCAAAGGataaaaaagaggaaaatattATTGTGGATAAAGAGCCAGTAAAGCAACACAATATTCAAGAaacaacaattataattcaaaattctaatttaGATTTGATTACAAGTTGTAAAATAGATTTAGAGGAACCATTGTTGACTAAAATATCAACAAACAATGAAGATGATAAATAg
- the LOC101249934 gene encoding WAT1-related protein At4g30420 isoform X2, producing MGFETYKPTIVMIALQFMYAAITLCTRVTLVQGLSARVFVVYRQTIAFLLIAPIAFGPRKTGNSICLGWKSFWLIFLAALVGVTINQNIYFSGLYYSSSSIASATGNLVPAFTFLMAWVMGLEKVQMKSLRSIAKVIGTILCVAGAVAMALIKGPKLLNSQFIPTNGLLLLILGKENSDNLDSNWMLGVILLIASAICWSFWLILQVTLSSNCPDHLCLTAWLCLFAAIQSGFATIFIEPNINSWKINSSLELISCLYTGFSSAVSFFGQAWCISHRGPLFSAMFNPLCTVIVTIFASTFMKEELYTGSLVGSLAVIFGLYVVLWGKSKDKKEENIIVDKEPVKQHNIQETTIIIQNSNLDLITSCKIDLEEPLLTKISTNNEDDK from the exons ATGGGGTTTGAAACTTACAAGCCCACAATTGTTATGATTGCTTTGCAATTTATGTATGCTGCTATTACTTTATGTACTAGAGTTACTCTTGTACAAGGATTGAGTGCTAGAGTTTTTGTTGTTTATAGGCAAACTATAGCATTTCTCCTTATTGCACCTATTGCTTTCGGGCCAAG GAAAACAGGCAATAGTATTTGCTTGGGATGGAAAAGTTTTTGGTTGATATTCTTGGCTGCTCTCGTTGG TGTAACAATAAAtcagaatatatatttttctggTTTGTACTATTCTTCATCTTCAATTGCAAGTGCAACTGGAAATCTTGTTCCAGCATTCACTTTTCTCATGGCATGGGTCATGGG gttagagaaagtgcaaatgaaaagctTGAGGAGTATAGCAAAGGTGATTGGAACAATTTTATGTGTTGCTGGAGCTGTTGCAATGGCATTAATTAAAGGGCCAAAATTGCTAAATTCACAATTTATTCCCACAAatggattattattattaattcttGGCAAAGAAAATAGTGATAATTTGGACTCTAATTGGATGCTTGGTGTTATTTTGCTCATTGCAAGTGCTATTTGCTGGTCATTTTGGCTCATTTTGCAG GTGACATTATCATCAAATTGTCCAGATCATTTGTGTTTAACAGCTtggttatgtctatttgctgcAATTCAATCTGGATTTGCAACAATTTTCATTGAACCTAATATTAATAGCTGGAAAATAAATTCATCTCTAGAGCTAATTTCTTGCTTATACACT ggaTTTTCATCAGCAGTTTCTTTCTTTGGACAAGCTTGGTGTATTTCACATAGAGGTCCATTATTTTCAGCAATGTTCAATCCATTATGCACTGTTATAGTAACAATATTTGCCTCAACATTTATGAAAGAAGAATTGTACACTGGAAG CTTGGTGGGATCACTTGCTGTGATTTTTGGACTATATGTGGTATTATGGGGAAAATCAAAGGataaaaaagaggaaaatattATTGTGGATAAAGAGCCAGTAAAGCAACACAATATTCAAGAaacaacaattataattcaaaattctaatttaGATTTGATTACAAGTTGTAAAATAGATTTAGAGGAACCATTGTTGACTAAAATATCAACAAACAATGAAGATGATAAATAg
- the LOC101259165 gene encoding very-long-chain aldehyde decarbonylase CER3 yields MESSLSTWPWDFLGRFKYLLYGPFIAKWFYSRSQEENNMKEATWCLHILIICLLRCTMHSVWNTFSNMLFLTRNRRIIKEGVDFKQVDNEWDWDNFIILQAMIGALGFYMLQDKINLPLWDFRGFLAIIILHITISEPLYYFLHKSFHGNYLFKNYHSLHHSSPVPQPFTAGHATLFEHIILSGIIGIPILGCCLLGYGSLTMIYGYVMIFDMLRCLGHCNFEFISHKLFEAIPFLKYLIYTPTYHSLHHTEKETNYCLFMPIFDVLGDTLNPKSWEMHTKLSIESGKNGRVPDFVFLAHVVDMTSAMHAPFLFRSFASTPFCTRLFLLPFLPLVFVFMFVMWAYSKVFLATFYNLRGRLHQTWVVPRFGFQYFLPFAADGINNQIEQAILRADKLGVKVISLAALNKNEALNGGGTLFVNKHPNLKVRVVHGNTLTAAVILKEIPQNVSEVFLTGATSKLGRVIALYLCRRQVRVLMLTMSTERFQKIQKEAPVEYQKYLVQVTKYEAAKNCKTWIVGKWITPREQSYAPKGTHFHQFVVPPILAFRRDCTYGDLAAMRLPEDVQGVSTCEYTMERGVVHACHAGGVVHSLEGWTHHEVGAIDVNRIDLVWDAAMKHGLKPVSFLKKTD; encoded by the exons ATGGAATCTTCATTGTCAACATGGCCATGGGATTTCTTGGGAAGATTCAAG TATTTACTATATGGACCTTTCATTGCAAAATGGTTTTACTCAAGATCTCAAGAAGAAAACAACATGAAGGAAGCAACATGGTGTTTacatattctcatcatatgttTACTTAGATGCACTATGCATAGTGTATGGAATACTTTCAGTAACATGTTATTCTTAACTAGAAATAGAAGAATAATCAAAGAAGGTGTTGATTTCAAGCAAGTTGACAATGAATGGGATTG ggATAATTTCATAATACTTCAAGCTATGATTGGTGCATTAGGTTTCTACATGCTTcaagataaaataaatcttCCTTTATGGGATTTTAGAGGATTTTTGGCTATTATAATTCTCCATATAACAATTTCAGAGCCACTTTATTATTTCTTGCATAAAAGCTTTCATGGAAACTATTTATTCAAGAATTATCATTCACTTCATCATTCTTCACCAGTACCCCAACCATTTACAG CTGGTCATGCTACACTTTTTGAGCACATTATATTAAGTGGAATTATTGGAATTCCAATTCTTGGATGTTGTTTATTGGGATATGGATCATTAACTATGATTTATGGTTATGTGATGATATTTGATATGCTAAGATGTTTGGGACATTGCAATTTTGAGTTTATTTCTCATAAATTATTTGAAGCAATTCCTTTTCTCAAGTATTTGATCTACACTCCAAC GTACCACAGTCTACACCATACAGAAAAGGAGAccaattattgcctctttatGCCAATTTTTGATGTGTTAGGTGACACACTTAACCCAAAATCATGGGAAATGCACACTAAATTAAGTATTGAATcag gtAAAAATGGAAGGGTACcagattttgtatttttggcaCATGTAGTAGATATGACTTCTGCAATGCATGCACCATTTTTATTCAGATCATTTGCTTCAACACCATTTTGCACAAGACTATTTTTGCTTCCATTTTTGCCATTAGTTTTTGTGTTCATGTTTGTCATGTGGGCATACTCCAAGGTCTTTTTAGCTACTTTTTATAACTTGAGGGGTCGATTGCATCAAACTTGGGTTGTTCCTCGCTTTGGATTTCAG TATTTTTTGCCATTTGCAGCTGATGGAATTAATAACCAAATAGAGCAAGCAATTCTTAGAGCTGATAAATTGGGAGTCAAAGTTATTAGCCTTGCTGCATTAAATAAG AATGAGGCATTAAATGGAGGTGGAACATTATTTGTGAACAAACATCCTAATCTTAAAGTTAGAGTTGTTCATGGAAATACATTAACAGCAGCAGTAATTCTTAAAGAAATTCCACAAAATGTTAGTGAAGTTTTTTTAACTGGAGCTACTTCTAAACTTGGTAGAGTTATTGCTCTTTACCTATGTAGAAGACAAGTTCGAGTTCTT ATGTTAACTATGTCTACtgaaagatttcaaaaaattcaaaaggaaGCTCCAGTtgaatatcaaaaatatttagttcAGGTGACAAAGTATGAAGCTGCCAAAAATTGCAAG ACATGGATTGTTGGAAAATGGATTACACCAAGAGAACAAAGTTATGCACCTAAAGGAACTCATTTTCACCAATTTGTGGTTCCTCCAATTTTGGCATTTAGAAGAGATTGTACTTATGGTGATCTTGCAGCTATGAGATTACCAGAAGATGTTCAAGGAGTTTCTACTTGTGAG
- the LOC101258870 gene encoding tetraspanin-8-like protein, with product MVRCSNNLVGILNIVTLLLSIPIIGGGIWLSKQANTECERFLEKPVIAIGVFILLVSLAGIIGSCCRVTWLLWVYLLVMFLLILLLFCFTIFAFVVTNKGAGETISGRGYKEYRFGDYSNWLQKRVDKHWNRIHSCLQDSKICDTLIQESNTKADDFFKKHLSALQSGCCKPSNDCNFQYVSPTNWTRSSTSSTTNPDCATWSNESNLLCYGCQSCKAGLLDNIKSDWKRVAVLNIIFLIFLIIVYSIGCCAFRNNREDNAWKRYP from the exons ATGGTGCGGTGTAGTAACAATTTAGTGGGGATTCTGAATATAGTGACACTTTTGCTGTCGATCCCAATTATAGGAGGAGGGATATGGTTGTCAAAACAAGCAAATACAGAGTGTGAGAGGTTTCTTGAAAAGCCAGTAATAGCAATAGGTGTTTTTATATTGCTTGTTTCATTGGCTGGTATAATTGGATCTTGCTGTAGAGTTACTTGGTTACTTTGGGTTTATCTActtgttatgtttttgttgattttgttgctttTCTGTTTCACAATCTTTGCTTTTGTGGTGACTAATAAGGGTGCTGGTGAAACAATTTCTGGTAGAGGGTATAAGGAGTATAGGTTTGGGGATTACTCTAATTGGTTGCAGAAAAGAGTTGATAAGCATTGGAATAGAATTCATAGTTGTTTGCAGGATAGTAAGATTTGTGATACTTTGATTCAGGAATCAAATACTAAAGCTGATGATTTCTTCAAGAAACATCTATCTGCTCTTCAg TCTGGTTGCTGCAAGCCATCAAATGACTGTAACTTCCAGTACGTGAGCCCAACAAACTGGACAAGATCATCGACCTCATCCACTACCAATCCAGACTGTGCTACATGGAGCAACGAGTCAAATTTATTGTGCTATGGCTGCCAATCCTGCAAAGCTGGGCTGCTAGACAACATCAAGAGTGACTGGAAGAGGGTAGCTGTGCTCAACATCATTTTCCTCATCTTCCTCATCATCGTCTACTCTATCGGATGTTGTGCTTTCAGGAACAACCGAGAGGACAATGCTTGGAAGCGTTATCCTTAA